GAGGATGGTGCCGGGCATGATAAAGATACAGCCAAGGTTTTCTATGGTTTCGGACGTACTTTTTCCGTGAACTTGAAGATCACGTTCTAAGATTATTGGAAATAAAGATGTAGTTATTTTGTGTATAATAAAATACAGTAATTATTTTTTTTATACATTTGCGGCGTTTTTCTCCAAATTTATTTGAGAAAGGTTGCAATATAAACTTTAACTATTTCAAAATGAAAAAAATCGTATTTTTAGTACTATTGGTAGTATTACACATTTCTACGTTTGCGCAGAATAATCAGGAAAAGAAACTGCCGGGTTATAAAACATCATTTGAAACCAACAAATTTTGGGATAATTGGTTTATTTCATTGAATTTAGGGGCTCAAACCCTCTATGCTGAGGGGTCTACTGATGCAAAGTTCGGTGATCGATTAACCTTTATGCCGGCCTTGTCTGTTGGTAAATGGTTTACGCCTTGGTGGGGATTGAGAGTTCAAGGTTTGGGAGGTGCTTTACATGGTTTTCAAAATGATGGGAAAATGATGTTGCACAAACATTATGGAGCTGTTCATGGAGACTTTATGTTTGGTTTGTTAAACTTCTTTGGTCGTTACAATGAGAATCGTTGCTTTGATTTGGTACCTTTTGCAGGAATAGGTGGTGCTTTTATCGGTAGTGATCAATCTTTTACTATTAATGCTGGTATTCAAGCTCGTTTCCGGTTATCTCAACGTTTTGATTTGAATTTGGAATATGGTGGGATAATTTTGGATGATGATCTCGTGACCAGAGGCGGATTCCCTAATGACGGGATTAGTAATCTGAGTGTTGGAGTTACTTTCAGATTTAAGAATCGTTCGTTTAAAAAGGCTGTTAGCCAGAAACAGTATGCAGACCTTCAGAATTTAGCAAAAGCACAAGACGCACGAATCAAAGAATTGATTAGCCGTACCCCGGATACCGTTGTTAAAGTGGTAAAACAAGAGGTGCCAACAACTGAAACGAACGTGGTATTTAAGGCTTTACCGACAACGATAAACTTCGCTTTCAACAGTTACAAAATTGATCCTACTCAGGAGGTTGGAGTTTATAACTTGGTTCAATTTATGAAGGAGAACCCAGAGGTGCGTGTTCGTTTGACAGGTTTTGCCGATAAACGAGGAACTGAGAAGGCAAATATGATTATTTCTGAAAAGCGAGTAAATGTGGTTGCAGATATGTTTATTAGTAAATATGGAATAAATAAAGACCGTATTGTGAAAGATCATAAAGGAGTTAGTTCTCGTTATGACAAGGATGATTGGAATCGTTGCGTTCTTGTTGAGATTATAAAATAACAGTTCATTATGATATAAGAACAATTTTGTTCTTGCATGAAGTCGCCCCCAAGAAACTTGATAATAAGCTCTTGGGGGCGTTTCATTTATTGTTAGTTCTTTTATATATGGGGAAAAATGGAAGAATATGTAATAGATTTTATACTTTTGCGAAGATTTAAAGAATATGAGCTATTTTGAGCTTTTTGTAGATGTATAGATTTAAAGAATGATGATATTATTACAGCGTTTTCGGGTGTATTTGCGTCAAATCTTGGACCCGTCAGATGAACAGGAGCGGGAAGAAGATACGGTGGAGGCTATCCGTAAGGGAATCGTGTTCCGGGGGACAAATTTGTGGGTATTGATTTTTGCCACGTTTATTGCGTCTTTGGGATTGAACACGAATTCGACGGCCGTGATTATCGGAGCCATGTTAATTTCTCCGCTGATGGGGCCGATTATGGGGATCGGTCTGGGAGTTGGAATCAATGATTTTGAACTGATCAAGAAGGCTTTCCGTAATTTGCTGATCGCAACTATATTCAGCGTGTTAACGTCTACGTTATATTTTTTGTTATCGCCTTTGAACGAAGCTCGTTCGGAATTGCTAGCACGGACAACCCCCACGATCTATGACGTGTTGATCGCTTTTTTTGGTGGGATGGCGGGAATCGTGGCGTCTTCGACGAAGTTGAAAGGAAACGTGATTCCGGGAGTGGCTATTGCTACCGCCTTGATGCCGCCGTTATGTACGGCCGGGTTCGGGTTGGCAAGCGGCAATCTGAGTTATTTCTTCGGGGCATTCTATTTGTTCACGATCAATTCGGTATTTATTGCGGTTGCCACGACTTTAGGGGTACGGTTGATGCATTTCTCGAAAAAGAAATTCATGGATAAGGAACGGGAAAAGAAGGTACACCGTATCGTGTACTCAATCATTTTCCTGACGATGGTTCCGAGTGTGTATATCACCTACAATATGGTGAAGACGAATATCTTCGAGACGAATGCCAGTCGATTTATCAAAAATGAATTTAATTTTCCGAATACGTTGGTGGTGGATCGTTACGTGAAAACAGAGAATCCGGAACGTCGGATTGAAGTATCATTGATTGGTAAGGAAATATCAGAGGAAGTGATCGTGTCGTTGAAAGAAAAGATGTTGCATTACGGGTTGCATGATGTCCCTCTGGTGATTCATCAGGGATTCGGAAAAGAGGATACCGAGATGCAAAATGACGTTAGTAATATGTTGTTACAGGATTACTACATGCAGAATAAACAGCGGATTGCCTCGCAAGAGAAAGAAATTTCCGTGTTGCGTGAGAGGTTGAACTCTTACCTGTTATATGATACGATCGGGCATCAGGTTACTCCCGAGGTGAAGATTCTTTATCCTTCCGTGAAAAGTCTTGCTATATCCAGGGTGATTCGTAATCAAGTGGATTCTTTACGTGCTGATACGTTACATATTGCTATCGTGGCGTTCGGACAACAATTATCTGATTCGGAGGAAGAGCAGTTCTCGGCTTGGTTGGCAGCCCGGATCGGGGTGAAGAATTTGAAGTTGATAAAAGAGTAAGTGATGGTGAGGTATTTTAGACTAAGTGAGATTTGTTGATTTCATAAACTTTTACCTGTTTTATTTCGTATATAGACCGTATTTTGGTTGATAATCGAATTAAAATAAGGTACTATGAAGAAATTAATGATTGTAATGCTTGGTCTTCTGACTTTAGTTTCGGCATGTTCAGACAATGATGATGAGGGATCTTATGGGGTAACGTCTGGATTAATTACTCCTAAAATAAGAGCTCGGGTAACCGATCCGCTTAATCAGAATCCTTTCACGGGGATTCTTGAGGTATATCCGTGTAAGGATGAAACCTCTATTTACTATGGAAACTACATAAATGGAAAGCTCACGGTATTTAATGGTTATTACGTCATATCAGAGGGGGACGTGTATGGGGACAATAACCGAGAACTTCACCTGCCTATCGGCGAGTATAACATGGTGTATTGGGGGACACCCAAATACGATGAGCCGATTTATAATTCTCCGGCAATTACTCACCCGGGGTTAACGAATGGAGCTGATCTGGCAAAACTCTATTTTAGCTTGCGACCCAATACTGACGGGACTTATATGCCCGTGTATGATTTGGTCCACGCGATAAAACCGGCACATATTGGAACGGAGGATTTGACGGCTTCTCTTACACGGGTTACCGCTGGTTTGAAGGTAATACTGAAACAAGAGGATAATAGTGCGTTCAGTTCCAGCATAACAAGCGTGAACGTTCATATTGGAAATATTGCCGAGAAGATGAATTTTTACACGGCCGAGGCGGAGAACATGACGAAAACCGTGAAATTCGAATTGTCCCGTTCTGAGGATGCCACCATCATGAGTAATCCTACCGTGATGTTGTTTCCTTCCGCCCCGAATCCTTTGTTGGAGTTGTTTATCACCTTGGCGGATGGTTCCGTGCATACTCTTTCTAAATCATTGACTTCCACGTTATCTCCCAATACGCGGCTCACGTTGAATATTGTTGTCGGTAAAATATTACCCGGTGGTGATCCCGGAAATTTTACGATTGAGAGTTGGAACGAGGAAAGTGAGACGATCGAATTCCCGGTTGTCGACTAATCAATGGGTGAGCGGGATATATATAACAAAAGAATTATAGCGTAACGGAGAGGAAACAGATGAGGCCTTTTAATTTTTCTTTTAATATTTGTTTCCCCCGTTTCTTGTAGCTTTTCACGGAATCGAGTGATAAGTTGAGAACTCGAGCGATTTCCTCGTTGGATTTTCCTTTTAAACTAAGTTCATATATTGTTTGTATCTGGTCGGGAAGTTCGTTTATGGCTTTATGCATGAGAAAATAGACCTCTTCTTCGATGATTGCGTCCAGAAAATAATCTTCATCTTGCTGGAGTGTACTTGCTTGTAAGTAATTTTGTTTTGCGTTTTCGTGTTCAATGTAATTGAAACAACGGTTTTTGATAGAGAGATAGAGAAAAGATTTGAGTTTGTTGAGACTGGTAAAATCTCGTTTGTTACTGTATAAATCTAGAATGACATCGTGGACAATGTCTTCTGCAACATCAATGTCTTTCACGTATTTAAAAGCGAAGTGTGCGAATATCTGGTAGTATTCTTTAAAAAAGATCTTGTATGCAGCTTCGTCACCCTCGATAAGTTGTTTTACCCAAATATTATGATTTCCCGTGTCTGTCATTTTATTCTGGTCTTCTTTGAGTGAACAAAGATAGGATATATTTCATGCAGTACAAGTGCAAGAATTAATATTATAATGTTCAATTTTTTTTATTGTTTCTTTGACACTTTTAGAATGACATCCTGTTATATATTCAAAATGATGGTAGAATTATGAAGAATGTTTATCGGATAGCGAAATTGATTCAGGCTTATGTCTCGGGAAAGGTTTCCACGGAAGAACGTGAAGAAGTGGAGCATTGGATAGAGGAAAGTGATCGGCATCGGGAATTATTCCGAACTTTCGAGAGTGAGGAATTTGTAAATATACAGCGTGTAGAACATGAATGGTTTGACGAAGAGCGGGGATTTCGTCGGTTTATACTGGCAAAACGAACGATTGATAAACGGCGTGTGTTTCGTCGAGTGGCCACGATTGCGGCAACCTTTGTCTTGTTGATCGGAGTCTGTCTGGGAAGATGGGTTATTCTTCAGGAAAAAGAGAGTGTGCCTTTAGTAAAATTAGAGAAAAATTCCATCGTACCTGGAGAACGTAAAGCTGTTTTAGTTTTGAGTGATGGAGAACATGTAGATTTAAGAGATACAATGCAAGTGGAAATTGTAGAGCGAGAAACCCGGATTTTCGTTGCTGGCGATAGTACCCGGCTTGTCGTTAAAGATAGTCCGATCGACCCTTCCCTGCACACCGTCTTCACGCCAGTTGGGGGAGAGTACAAGTTGACCTTGTCCGATGGAACTCGGGTATGGTTGAATGCTTCCAGTCGCATCCAGTTTCCTGCTGTATTCAGGAGTGATCGACGAGAAGTGCGGGTGGAAGGTGAGGTATATTTTGAGGTATCAAAAGATTCAGCACGTCCTTTTCTGGTACGAACGGGGGATGTGGTTGTGAAGGTGTTGGGGACATCGTTTAATGTACGAGCCTATCCAGGGGAAGAATACAAAACCACCTTGGTTGAGGGAAGTGTTGCTGTAGGATATTTGGGAGAGACGATGAAGATAAGGCCGGGACAACAATGGGTACTGGAAAAAGATGGCCCTAAAGTTCACGAGGTGAAAATAAAATCGATTGTGAGTTGGAAAAACGGAGATTTCGCTTTTGAAGATCAAGTACTGCCAGAGGTGTTTAACGAATTGGAGCGTTGGTATGATATTGATGTATTTATGAGTAATGATGCGATTCGAAACATGAAGTTTACGGGAATATTTCCAAGGTATGAAAATATAAATGATGTACTTCATATTATTGAATTGGCAACGTGTGTGAAATGTAGTATTTCAGGTAAAACGATAGTGGTTTCAATGGATAAATAAAACAAGGAAGTACGCCTAATACTTCCTTGCCGTTCAATTTAATAACGTCTCACAGTTGGGTGAGGCAATTATAAATGTAAAAACATAACAAAGTTATGAAAAAGTATGAACATTTTGGTGTAAGATGGAAATCTTATACGAAACAAAGTATTTTTTACTGTTGTTTGTTCTTGTGGCTGTGGCTGATTCCTGTGAAAGGGTACAGTCAAGATGTCCGTTTGACGTTGAAAATGAATAACGTGACACTTTTACAAGTGTTTGACGAGCTTACCAGGCAAACTGGTTACGAGTTTGTTTATAGCAGTACGATTTTGGAAAAAGTCGGGAAAGTGTCTGTTAATGTGAGTAATGGATCTTTGGAGAACGTGTTGGATTTGTGTCTGGCGAAAACCGATCTGGGATACAAGGTCGAGGATAAACACGTTATTATTTCTCCAAAATTGAAAAAGGAAGTACCCAAGAAAACTGTGACTTATTCCGGGATTGTGAAGGATAAGGTGGGAAATTCTTTACCGGGGGTAACAATTATTCTAGAAGGAACGACAGTCGGGGTGACGACAGATATTAATGGGAAGTTCTCTATTTCAGTACCCGAAGCTCCTGACACGAGGCTGGTGTTTTCTTTCGTTGGAATGAAAAAGAAAGTTGTGACAGTGAAGGATCGTAAACCTTTAAACGTGGTGATGGAGGAAGAGGTTACTTCCATGGATGAGGTCGTGGTAACTGGTATATTTAACAAGCCGAAGGAAAGTTTCACGGGGGCTGCAGTAAAAGTTACTCGGGAAGAATTGAAGGCTGCCGGGAATCGGAATATATTGAAATCATTGTCTAATATTGATCCCTCTTTCCAGATTGTTGAAAACAATGCTTTTGGTTCGGACCCGAATAAGTTACCCGAGATTCGTTTGCGTGGTGTTTCCACAATACCGAGCGTGAGTGATTTACAGACGGATATGAGGGCGGAGTTATGTACCCCCTTGTTTATCCTAGATGGTTTTGAGATCACGTTGGAACGGGTGATGGACTTGAATAATGATGAGATCGAGTCAATTACGATTTTAAAAGATGCAAGTGCCACCGCAATTTACGGGTCGCGGGGAGCTAATGGGGTTGTAGTGATAAAAAGTGTCCAGCCGGAGCAAGGGAAATTAAAGATTTCTTATAATGGTAATTTGAACTTGGAGATACCAAGTCTAAGCAGTTATAACTTGATGGATGCTGCCGGGAAGTTACAGTTGGAATGGGATGCCGGGTTGTATGAGAATAGTGTGGCGACAGAAGATCTGAAGTTGAAGAATTCATATGCAAAAAAGCTTGAGAGAGTACTGGCAGGTGTCGATACGGATTGGAAGTCCATTCCCGTGCAAGTGGGAGTTGGCCAGAATCATTATTTGGGAGTTAGTGGAGGTGATGCTCTTTTCAGGTATAGTATGGGGTTGTCTTATAATAATGTTGTCGGTGCAATGAAGGGATCTAAACGTAACACGTTGAATGGTTCTGTGACGTTGTCTTATCTAGGAGAAAAATTCCAATTGAATAATTCGATGTCGTTTAATATTAATAATTCATCAGAGAGTCAGTATGGGACCTATTCTAGTTATGTGAAGATGAATCCTTATTGGGAGCCTTATGATAAAGAAGGGTATGTGGTGAGACAGTTTGAAACAGAAAGTACCGCTTTGTTTACGAGTCCTGTAGACAATCCATTGTGGGATGCTTTTTCTGGTAGTTTCTCAAAATCAAAATATAACGGGATAACGAATAACTTGGCGATAACTTACAAGCCGATAACTTCTTTGCAGGCAACGGCTAATGTTAGTTTCAACAAGACCTTTTCGGCTTCTGATAATTACCAGTCGTCTAAACATTCCAACCAGATTTGGAAAGAGGATATTTTAGAGCGAGGACAACGGGATTATAATAGTACTGAGAGTTCCAGTTGGTCAATAGGTGGTACTGTGAATTATTTTAAACAATGGGATAAGCATATTCTTTCTGCCGGATTTAACATGGAATTTCGGGAGAGTGTCACAACAAGTCGTTCTATGTCAGTTGAAGGTTTTCTGAATGACGAGATGAATAGTTTGGGAAATGGACATAAATATTATAGAGATCGTCCATCGAGTAGTGACTCTAAATCTAGGGCTGTTGGTTTTACGGGGACAATAAATTATAATTACGATAATCGTTATTTCTTTGATGCGTCTTATCGTATCGATGGGGCCTCCTCTTTTGGTTCTGATTCTCGTTTCGCTCCATTTTGGTCGTTGGGAGCCGGATGGACTGTAAGTGACGAGGTGTGGATGAGAGAATATGTACCTTTTATAAATTATATGCGATTAAAATATTCGTTTGGTTGTTCTGGTTCAATGGCTTTTTCTCCGTGGCAATCTCAAGGAACTTATACCTTTGGTAATGGAAACGTGTATCATGGTTCAATTGCGGCTACGATCAGGGGATTGGAAAATCCTGATTTGAAATGGCAAAATACATATCAACATAATGTCGGGGTTGATTTCGGTTTCTGGGAAAGCAAAATTTCAATCACGGCGAATTACTATCGTAAATTAACGGATAATTCAATCACGGATATGGCGTTACCGTTGAGTAATGGTTTTGAAAGTTACACGGGAAATTCCGGAGAGATTCTGAATACAGGCTTTGATTTGAATGTTTCTTTCTATATGGTTCGGAATGAAGATAAACAGGTGTTCTGGAATATGACGTTCGGAACTTCTTATAATAAGAATAAATTGTTAAAACTTTCCGAGGCCGTAAAAGAGCAGATGAACGAGTTGAGAAGTCAACAATCCTCAGGAATGTATTATGTCTACGAGGAGGGGAACAGTGTCGACGCTATTTACGCTGTTCCAACTGTAGGTGTAGATCCAAGTACGGGGCAGTTGGTTTATCTGTATAAGGACGGGACACAAAGTTACAAGTACGATGTTTCACAGCGTGTGGTTTGTGGAGATCGTATGCCGAAACTGGATGGACGTTTAAATACTTCTTTCTCTTGGCGAGGGTTCTCCGTGTATGCGGGTTTCACGATTCGTACGGGAGGACAACAGTATAATCAAACTTATGCAAATAAAATTGAGAACGTGAATTTAGCTTTTAACGTGGACCGTCGGGTGAGCAGTGAGCGTTGGATGAATCCGGGGGATGAGGCGATTTTTTCAGGGTTGGATTACAAGAATTATTATATGACGGATCGTTACATACAGGATGAAAGTACTTTTGAGTGTAACAATATAAGCGTGACTTATGATTTCCGTCAAAAATGGGTTCAACAGGCAGGTTTTTCCCGTTTAGCATTGACTGCAAGTATCGGTAATGTTTTCCATTGGTCGACAATAAAGCAAGAGAGAGGAACCAGTTATCCTTTTGCGATTCAACCCTCATTCGGAATTTCATGTTCATTTTAATAAGAATTTGTTATGAAAAAAGTGATACTAAGTTTAGGTGTATGTTTTTTCTTTTTGACCTCTTGTGATAAGTGGTTGACAATACGCCCGGAAAACGAGATCGAAAAAACAAAATTGTACGAGACAGAAGAGGGATTCTGGCAAGCATTAAATGGCTTGTATTCTATTATGGGCTCAAATTATGGCCCTACGGGGCATTTGCAATGTTCAGATGTTGAGTTCCTGGCAAGTATATGGATTGCTAGTTCCGAGAGTGTCGAGCAACGTTTGATTGATCATCAATATAAGGATGCTGATGCGGATTCTCGTCTAGCTGATGTCTTCTTGAATCAATATAATATGATTGCTCATGCTAATACTATTCTGGAATACTTAAAACAGCAGGATTTCCTTCCGGAAAGATCGTATAATATAATCAAAGGAGAGGCTTTGGGGATGCGGGCTATGCTCCATTTTGATTTGATACGTTTGTGGGGACCTATGCCGAATAATGTTGATGCTAGTTACCGGTATTTGCCTTACGTGCAACAGGTATCTAAAAAGGTAAATACTTATGATACATATGGGGAGTACATGGAGAAATTGCAGGCAGATTTGGATTCGGCTGAGTTTTTGTTGGGCAAGTATGAGCCTTTATTGACTCATACTTGTAATGAGCTGAATAAGAATGGAGGAGATGATTATGATCGTTTAGAGTATTATTGGCGTCAGAATCATTTTAATTACTATGCCGTGTGGGGATTAAAAGCCAGAATTGCGCTTTGGATGGGAGATAAAGAACGTGCATTGACATATGCGCAAATGGTGAAGGAAACTCTAAATGTGGATGGAAGTGTCAAATTTCGATTGGGAACTGCAAATGATATAAATATCACAAGTACTGATGAGGCGGTAAACACGTTGAAAGCTGAGTGTTTATTTGGATATTACTTGTCATATTATAATTGGCAACAAGAGTTTAACGATAATACTGCTGATTTTAAAACACCAATCTCTAATATAGAGGGGTTATTTGATGATAAAAATGATTTTAGGTATACCTTATGTTGGAAAGTTGATCCGGATGTTTTTACGGGTGAGCCACAAAATGTTACGACTTATAAGTATAAAGCTTATAACAATAATTGGATACCTCAGATTCGTTTGGCAGAGATGTACTTGATCATGATAGAGTGTGCGCCCTTGGATGTTGCTAATGTTTTGTATAAAGAATTTTGCAATTCCCGGGGTATGGGGTATAAGGAATTGACGGAAGGGAGTCGTATGGATATATTGCAGAGAGAATATTATAAAGAGTTTATCGGGGAAGGACAGGTGTTTTATATGAGTAAACGTCTCGGAGTGGAGAGAATGTTGTGGGGAAATCAGAAATGTGCAGAGGCCCAGTATGTTTTACCAATTCCTAGAAGAGAGTCTGAAATTATATAAATTGTAGACCGTTATGAGAAATATATTATTAAGTCTTTTCGTTTGTTGTATGTTTATTGCTTGTGAGGAGGAAAAACTAGAACCTTACACGGGAAATGATACAGTTCAATTTTATACCACGAATTTTGATGAGGACATTGTGGTCGAATATTCATGGGGTATGGCTCTTGATCCGAATGCAGAGTATGATACATGCTGGATTCCGGTACAGACTATGGGACGTGCTAAAAACTATGACCGTTATTTGAAACTTGTTCAGGAAAAAGCCGTGGGTTGGGATTATGTCTATGACCACGTGGGGAATATCGTGGATTCGCTTTCTTACGAGATTCCTAATCAAGCCGTGGAGGGAAAACACTATGTTGCGTTTGATGACCCGGGGTTACGCGAATTGTTAAAGATTCCCGCAAATGCATTTCGTGTGGATGTTCCCGTGGTGATGCGGAAAGATCCGGAAATGACGGAGAAATTAACATTGTTGATTCGGTTGGTGGATACGGAAACGGTGAAAGTGGGTGATCCCCAATTTACCAAATGCCAGATAACCATAGAATAGTAATTCGGTAAAATTAAGATTATGAAAAAAGGTATATTTTTGTTGTTATCCATGATAGCTATGTTCTATGCATGTGATTATGCTGGTGATATAAAAGATTATAAGGAAGATTTGGCAGAAGGGGGACCGGTGAATACGATTCTAGTGAGTCCCAGTGCTTTCACGTTATATGTAGATAGCGAATTCCCATCTATGTCTTATGTGAGTGTTCCGACTAATACGGTAGATTCTGTTGTCGTGTGGAGTTCTGATACTCCGGAGGTGTTAGATGTAGATCCGGAAACCGGAGAGCTGAAATGGGGAACCGTGAGAAATTGTGAAGTGGTAATTTCTGCAACAAGTGCGACAAGGAAAGATGTGAAAGGAGAATGTCGGATTACAGTAAGAAATACCATGGGAGTCTATAAGTATTTGGATTTAAGAGCGGAGTTGGGATTATTTGTGATTGATCGAAATATGGGTGCAACGATGGCTTTTGATAAGACCGTAACAAATAATATGGCGGCTGGACTTAAGGGAAATTATTATCATTGGGGGAATAATACTCCGGTTGCCAATAAGGAATTCGGAGGAGATGATGGACGTGGAGGTTACTACACGTATCCCAATGGGCGGACTCTTTTGGGAGGATATCCGGAATTTGATCCGTCATGGAATGCCGAGGGAGAACATTTTTCGGATTGGAGTCAGGGGGGAGAAACTCCTTGCCCTGGTGGGTGGCGTTTACCGACAAAAGAAGAGTGTGAGAAAATAATTTATATGACCAATGTTGCTAATTTTAATACTCAACAAGAAAAAACGGCTGCGAGAGCTTTACGTGAAAAGTTGGGTGTTGCGATGTCTGGTTATCAACAAATACCTGGGGGAAACTGGCAGTGGCAACATGGTATGTTATGGACTTCAACATGGAATCCTGAGACTAAAAAAGTTTGGGTTTTGCAGGCTACCAATTCCGGGGATTGGAAGGATGATCCTTGGGAGATGAAAGAGATGGAATTGAAGGGGATTGCGATAGCCGTTCGTTGTGTACGGGATGGAAATGTTGAGGACGTGGAATAGCATTAAATAGAAAGTTATGAAGAGATTTTGTTATATATTTTTAAGTTTATGGGTATTTGCGTCATGTTCAAATGATGACGTGGAATCCTCGGACGTGACTTTAGAGGTAAGGGATTACGTGGAGGAGACCATTTACAATTTTAAGGAAGATCAAGCTGTTTATTTGTGGGCAACCAAAAGTTGGGCAGATAAAGGGGTATCTAAAGTCGAGTACGTGGTAGATGCGAGTGTGTTGGATAATTATAATCAAGAACACGGGACAACGTTAAAACTTTTGCCGGAATCTTGTTATCATGCGGAACAAACTGTGTTTGAGGTAACGGATGAGATGAAATATGCCAAGTTCAAAGTGATGTGTTCTCCGGATAAGATTGTGGAATTGGGAACATATGGAAAAATAGAGTACGCATTACCTTATCGTATCTATGTTAATGGGCAGGCTGCAGAGGATCGTTACGGGACTGTGATTGTTGCTTTTAATGTGTTGCAGCCCTTGGCTTTGATTGAAGCCGGAATTGATTCCGTGTATTTTCATCATGAAGACGAGTTAAGCTTGGATTTCTCATGTTCCTTGAATTTTGATAATCG
The window above is part of the Butyricimonas paravirosa genome. Proteins encoded here:
- a CDS encoding OmpA family protein, which encodes MKKIVFLVLLVVLHISTFAQNNQEKKLPGYKTSFETNKFWDNWFISLNLGAQTLYAEGSTDAKFGDRLTFMPALSVGKWFTPWWGLRVQGLGGALHGFQNDGKMMLHKHYGAVHGDFMFGLLNFFGRYNENRCFDLVPFAGIGGAFIGSDQSFTINAGIQARFRLSQRFDLNLEYGGIILDDDLVTRGGFPNDGISNLSVGVTFRFKNRSFKKAVSQKQYADLQNLAKAQDARIKELISRTPDTVVKVVKQEVPTTETNVVFKALPTTINFAFNSYKIDPTQEVGVYNLVQFMKENPEVRVRLTGFADKRGTEKANMIISEKRVNVVADMFISKYGINKDRIVKDHKGVSSRYDKDDWNRCVLVEIIK
- a CDS encoding TIGR00341 family protein; this translates as MMILLQRFRVYLRQILDPSDEQEREEDTVEAIRKGIVFRGTNLWVLIFATFIASLGLNTNSTAVIIGAMLISPLMGPIMGIGLGVGINDFELIKKAFRNLLIATIFSVLTSTLYFLLSPLNEARSELLARTTPTIYDVLIAFFGGMAGIVASSTKLKGNVIPGVAIATALMPPLCTAGFGLASGNLSYFFGAFYLFTINSVFIAVATTLGVRLMHFSKKKFMDKEREKKVHRIVYSIIFLTMVPSVYITYNMVKTNIFETNASRFIKNEFNFPNTLVVDRYVKTENPERRIEVSLIGKEISEEVIVSLKEKMLHYGLHDVPLVIHQGFGKEDTEMQNDVSNMLLQDYYMQNKQRIASQEKEISVLRERLNSYLLYDTIGHQVTPEVKILYPSVKSLAISRVIRNQVDSLRADTLHIAIVAFGQQLSDSEEEQFSAWLAARIGVKNLKLIKE
- a CDS encoding FimB/Mfa2 family fimbrial subunit, translated to MKKLMIVMLGLLTLVSACSDNDDEGSYGVTSGLITPKIRARVTDPLNQNPFTGILEVYPCKDETSIYYGNYINGKLTVFNGYYVISEGDVYGDNNRELHLPIGEYNMVYWGTPKYDEPIYNSPAITHPGLTNGADLAKLYFSLRPNTDGTYMPVYDLVHAIKPAHIGTEDLTASLTRVTAGLKVILKQEDNSAFSSSITSVNVHIGNIAEKMNFYTAEAENMTKTVKFELSRSEDATIMSNPTVMLFPSAPNPLLELFITLADGSVHTLSKSLTSTLSPNTRLTLNIVVGKILPGGDPGNFTIESWNEESETIEFPVVD
- a CDS encoding sigma-70 family RNA polymerase sigma factor, producing the protein MTDTGNHNIWVKQLIEGDEAAYKIFFKEYYQIFAHFAFKYVKDIDVAEDIVHDVILDLYSNKRDFTSLNKLKSFLYLSIKNRCFNYIEHENAKQNYLQASTLQQDEDYFLDAIIEEEVYFLMHKAINELPDQIQTIYELSLKGKSNEEIARVLNLSLDSVKSYKKRGKQILKEKLKGLICFLSVTL
- a CDS encoding FecR domain-containing protein — its product is MKNVYRIAKLIQAYVSGKVSTEEREEVEHWIEESDRHRELFRTFESEEFVNIQRVEHEWFDEERGFRRFILAKRTIDKRRVFRRVATIAATFVLLIGVCLGRWVILQEKESVPLVKLEKNSIVPGERKAVLVLSDGEHVDLRDTMQVEIVERETRIFVAGDSTRLVVKDSPIDPSLHTVFTPVGGEYKLTLSDGTRVWLNASSRIQFPAVFRSDRREVRVEGEVYFEVSKDSARPFLVRTGDVVVKVLGTSFNVRAYPGEEYKTTLVEGSVAVGYLGETMKIRPGQQWVLEKDGPKVHEVKIKSIVSWKNGDFAFEDQVLPEVFNELERWYDIDVFMSNDAIRNMKFTGIFPRYENINDVLHIIELATCVKCSISGKTIVVSMDK
- a CDS encoding SusC/RagA family TonB-linked outer membrane protein, which gives rise to MKKYEHFGVRWKSYTKQSIFYCCLFLWLWLIPVKGYSQDVRLTLKMNNVTLLQVFDELTRQTGYEFVYSSTILEKVGKVSVNVSNGSLENVLDLCLAKTDLGYKVEDKHVIISPKLKKEVPKKTVTYSGIVKDKVGNSLPGVTIILEGTTVGVTTDINGKFSISVPEAPDTRLVFSFVGMKKKVVTVKDRKPLNVVMEEEVTSMDEVVVTGIFNKPKESFTGAAVKVTREELKAAGNRNILKSLSNIDPSFQIVENNAFGSDPNKLPEIRLRGVSTIPSVSDLQTDMRAELCTPLFILDGFEITLERVMDLNNDEIESITILKDASATAIYGSRGANGVVVIKSVQPEQGKLKISYNGNLNLEIPSLSSYNLMDAAGKLQLEWDAGLYENSVATEDLKLKNSYAKKLERVLAGVDTDWKSIPVQVGVGQNHYLGVSGGDALFRYSMGLSYNNVVGAMKGSKRNTLNGSVTLSYLGEKFQLNNSMSFNINNSSESQYGTYSSYVKMNPYWEPYDKEGYVVRQFETESTALFTSPVDNPLWDAFSGSFSKSKYNGITNNLAITYKPITSLQATANVSFNKTFSASDNYQSSKHSNQIWKEDILERGQRDYNSTESSSWSIGGTVNYFKQWDKHILSAGFNMEFRESVTTSRSMSVEGFLNDEMNSLGNGHKYYRDRPSSSDSKSRAVGFTGTINYNYDNRYFFDASYRIDGASSFGSDSRFAPFWSLGAGWTVSDEVWMREYVPFINYMRLKYSFGCSGSMAFSPWQSQGTYTFGNGNVYHGSIAATIRGLENPDLKWQNTYQHNVGVDFGFWESKISITANYYRKLTDNSITDMALPLSNGFESYTGNSGEILNTGFDLNVSFYMVRNEDKQVFWNMTFGTSYNKNKLLKLSEAVKEQMNELRSQQSSGMYYVYEEGNSVDAIYAVPTVGVDPSTGQLVYLYKDGTQSYKYDVSQRVVCGDRMPKLDGRLNTSFSWRGFSVYAGFTIRTGGQQYNQTYANKIENVNLAFNVDRRVSSERWMNPGDEAIFSGLDYKNYYMTDRYIQDESTFECNNISVTYDFRQKWVQQAGFSRLALTASIGNVFHWSTIKQERGTSYPFAIQPSFGISCSF